In Desulfatiglans anilini DSM 4660, a single genomic region encodes these proteins:
- the fdhF gene encoding formate dehydrogenase subunit alpha, whose product MVSEFLTLNGKEVPFKPGATILEVARENGVEIPTLCYLEETTPTGACRICLVEVEGAPALVTACSTPAAPGMVVRTHTPRVIEARRLNIELLLSSGNHNCLVLDQPLDNWTDFQLQAMEPNEHKDLCPAYGNCRLQELAIEYRARPGAFEPPENPYPIETVNPLIIRDFSRCILCGRCVAACNELVVNRAISFGYRGAATKIVTKGDRPYHQSDCVFCGQCVQVCPTGALVEKKSLGLGLPLEQTKVRTTCPYCGVGCQLWLHVKDGRILKVTAVEEGAPNKGRLCVKGRFGYDFIYSEDRLKTPLIREGDRFREAGWDEALDLVAGKFKQIIAESGPDAIAGVSCARSINEDSYQMQKLFRAVIGTNNIDHCARTUHAPTVAGLATSFGSGAMTNSFEEFKRAKCFLVIGSNMNEAHPVAATFVKNAVNRGAKLIVVDPRRHSLVDFADLHVPIRVGTDIAFLNSLMHVLIRDERYDKAFVQGCCVGFEVLKEKVREYPPSRAAEICGVPEGMIEETARMLSEVKPAMLCYTLGITEHTCGKNNVMSCANLQMLLGNLGKECAGVNPLRGQNNVQGACDMGALPNVFPGYQKVVDLAARSKFEKAWGVRKLPEKVGLMIPQMMDGLVDKSVRAFYIFGENLANTEPDIRHVEHCLASAEFLVCQDIFPTETTRFAHVVFPAAAWSEDDGTFTNSERRVSRVRTVSTPPGIARPNWWIFRELAKRMGQEWASEGGRDLWDNEISQLAPSLAGIKYDRIEQDGLQWPCPDISHAGTCFLHRDGQFTCGLGQFMPVDWTPPAEIPDEDYPFVLSTGRRLYHYHTRTQTGRSVGLNDLLGEETADISPIDAERLGVRHGDTVRVRSRRGQVHVKAKVTDQVPQGLVWMAFHFRDGCANWLTNPVYDPETLTAEYKACAVQVEKI is encoded by the coding sequence ATGGTTTCGGAATTTCTTACATTGAACGGCAAAGAGGTCCCTTTCAAGCCGGGGGCGACCATCCTCGAAGTCGCGAGGGAAAACGGCGTGGAGATCCCGACGCTGTGCTATCTCGAGGAGACCACGCCGACCGGGGCATGCCGGATCTGCCTGGTGGAGGTGGAGGGGGCTCCCGCCCTTGTGACGGCCTGTTCGACCCCGGCAGCGCCGGGCATGGTTGTCAGGACCCATACGCCGCGCGTGATCGAGGCGCGGCGTCTCAATATCGAGCTCCTGTTGTCTTCCGGGAACCACAACTGTCTGGTCCTGGACCAACCGTTGGACAACTGGACCGACTTTCAGCTGCAGGCCATGGAGCCAAATGAACATAAAGACTTGTGCCCCGCCTATGGAAACTGCCGGCTGCAGGAGTTGGCGATCGAGTACCGTGCACGACCCGGCGCCTTCGAACCTCCCGAAAATCCCTATCCGATCGAGACAGTAAACCCTTTGATTATAAGGGATTTTTCCCGTTGCATCCTGTGCGGCCGGTGCGTTGCGGCCTGTAACGAGCTCGTCGTGAACCGCGCCATCAGCTTCGGTTACCGGGGTGCGGCTACCAAGATCGTCACAAAAGGCGACCGGCCTTACCACCAAAGCGATTGCGTCTTCTGCGGACAGTGTGTGCAGGTGTGTCCGACCGGTGCTCTTGTGGAGAAAAAGTCCCTGGGACTCGGGCTTCCGCTGGAGCAGACCAAGGTCCGGACGACCTGTCCCTATTGCGGTGTCGGGTGCCAGCTGTGGCTGCATGTGAAGGATGGCCGCATCCTCAAGGTGACGGCTGTCGAGGAGGGCGCGCCCAACAAGGGACGCCTGTGCGTCAAGGGGCGTTTCGGGTACGATTTCATCTACTCGGAGGACCGGTTGAAGACGCCGCTGATCCGGGAAGGAGACCGGTTCAGGGAGGCCGGCTGGGACGAGGCCCTGGATCTGGTGGCCGGGAAATTCAAGCAGATCATCGCTGAGAGCGGTCCGGACGCCATTGCCGGGGTCAGCTGCGCGCGCAGCATCAACGAAGATTCCTATCAGATGCAGAAACTCTTTCGCGCAGTGATCGGCACCAACAATATCGACCACTGCGCGCGGACCTGACACGCCCCGACCGTCGCCGGGCTGGCGACATCCTTCGGATCGGGCGCTATGACCAACTCCTTCGAAGAGTTCAAGCGTGCGAAGTGTTTCCTCGTCATCGGATCCAACATGAACGAGGCCCATCCCGTGGCCGCCACCTTCGTCAAGAACGCGGTGAACCGGGGGGCCAAGCTGATCGTCGTGGACCCGCGCAGGCACTCCCTGGTGGATTTTGCAGACCTCCACGTCCCCATCCGCGTCGGCACGGACATCGCGTTTCTGAACAGCCTCATGCATGTCCTCATACGGGACGAACGTTACGACAAGGCCTTTGTCCAAGGCTGCTGCGTGGGTTTCGAGGTCCTCAAGGAAAAGGTCCGGGAATATCCTCCCTCGCGCGCTGCGGAGATCTGCGGGGTTCCGGAGGGCATGATCGAAGAGACCGCCCGCATGCTATCCGAAGTCAAGCCCGCCATGCTCTGCTACACCCTCGGGATCACCGAGCACACCTGCGGCAAAAACAACGTCATGAGCTGCGCCAATCTCCAGATGCTGCTCGGAAACCTCGGGAAGGAGTGTGCGGGCGTGAACCCCCTGCGCGGGCAGAACAACGTCCAGGGGGCTTGCGACATGGGAGCGCTGCCCAATGTGTTCCCCGGCTACCAGAAGGTGGTCGACCTCGCGGCGCGGTCCAAGTTCGAAAAGGCCTGGGGCGTCCGGAAGCTCCCGGAAAAGGTCGGCCTGATGATCCCGCAAATGATGGACGGGCTGGTCGACAAGTCGGTGCGGGCCTTTTACATCTTCGGTGAAAATCTGGCCAACACGGAGCCGGACATCCGCCACGTCGAGCATTGTCTGGCCTCGGCGGAATTCCTGGTCTGCCAGGATATCTTCCCCACCGAGACCACGCGCTTCGCCCATGTGGTTTTCCCGGCCGCGGCGTGGAGTGAAGACGACGGGACCTTCACGAACAGCGAGCGTCGTGTGAGCCGCGTGCGCACGGTGAGTACGCCTCCCGGAATAGCGCGCCCCAACTGGTGGATCTTCCGCGAACTGGCGAAGCGCATGGGGCAGGAATGGGCGTCCGAGGGCGGCCGGGACCTGTGGGACAACGAGATCTCGCAGCTTGCTCCGTCTCTTGCGGGGATCAAATACGACCGGATCGAGCAGGACGGATTGCAGTGGCCGTGCCCGGACATCTCTCACGCCGGCACCTGTTTTCTGCATCGCGACGGGCAGTTTACCTGCGGCCTGGGGCAATTCATGCCGGTCGATTGGACGCCGCCCGCGGAGATCCCTGACGAGGACTACCCGTTCGTGCTCAGCACGGGCAGGCGCCTCTACCATTACCATACCCGCACCCAGACCGGACGCTCAGTCGGGCTGAACGACCTCCTCGGAGAGGAGACGGCCGACATCTCCCCCATCGACGCGGAGCGGCTCGGTGTGCGGCATGGAGACACGGTCCGTGTCCGATCGCGGCGGGGTCAGGTCCATGTCAAGGCCAAGGTCACCGACCAGGTGCCTCAGGGGCTTGTCTGGATGGCGTTTCATTTTCGGGACGGTTGCGCCAATTGGCTCACGAACCCGGTCTACGACCCCGAAACGCTCACTGCGGAGTACAAGGCCTGTGCCGTCCAGGTCGAGAAGATTTGA
- a CDS encoding FmdE family protein produces MNIGSYAYDEYLEAVRRFHGTVAPGVVLGGFMVDLALDNLPEGEFFDALCETRACLPDAIQLLTPCTTGNGWLKVIDLGRYALVLYDKSSGRGVRVYVDASKMEGWPGLKSWYFKLKPKKQQDSVRLLEEIKTAGAGVCSLQAVQLDPEFIKVRRRKGFKICMVCGEAYPVTDGSICRGCQGEAPYVAMEASLLAQMPCGLKTPLAVFSKTLPHAGGCFEAVAARRAASFRSDRAGSLP; encoded by the coding sequence ATGAATATCGGTTCCTACGCCTACGATGAATATCTCGAGGCGGTTCGCCGGTTCCATGGAACGGTCGCCCCGGGTGTCGTGCTGGGTGGTTTCATGGTCGACTTGGCGCTCGACAACCTCCCCGAAGGGGAATTTTTCGACGCCCTTTGTGAGACCCGTGCCTGCCTGCCGGATGCGATCCAGTTGCTGACGCCGTGCACGACGGGCAACGGATGGCTCAAGGTGATCGACCTGGGCCGCTATGCGCTGGTCCTTTATGACAAATCAAGCGGCAGAGGGGTGCGCGTCTATGTCGATGCGTCCAAAATGGAGGGCTGGCCGGGATTGAAAAGCTGGTACTTCAAGCTTAAACCGAAGAAACAGCAGGACTCCGTCCGCCTTCTGGAGGAGATCAAGACCGCCGGAGCCGGTGTCTGCAGCCTACAGGCCGTGCAGCTCGATCCGGAGTTTATCAAGGTGCGGCGCCGCAAGGGTTTCAAGATCTGCATGGTCTGCGGAGAGGCCTACCCTGTCACAGACGGCTCGATCTGTCGAGGGTGCCAGGGCGAGGCGCCCTATGTGGCTATGGAGGCATCCCTGCTCGCTCAAATGCCATGCGGTTTGAAGACGCCGCTGGCAGTGTTTTCAAAGACCCTCCCGCATGCCGGGGGTTGCTTTGAGGCTGTTGCCGCGCGCCGGGCGGCCTCTTTCCGGAGTGATAGGGCGGGGTCCCTTCCGTGA
- a CDS encoding sugar phosphate isomerase/epimerase family protein, which produces MVPVLGITTQIVQEAKWYKHIAGLGFDAVEINRRNSKLHFNLYFLEKVKRYLEGFELSIHSGTAGIFQPYPSFTKANLAVLSAELDVCRFLEAPQLVFHLNDGILSREDKRRLKEVLLYATDLGVDMLYESNSTLVADYAYDILESFPELGYVLDLGHLNNGCGRGELGCEIDVFLREVRSRVVYVHASNNSGQHDEHNGLEEGTLDWRHVLDMLDFSIIMKIILEVRSLEMVETSRAALMHYLKLKLGSDQDNMLTMLNYRG; this is translated from the coding sequence ATGGTCCCAGTACTCGGCATTACGACGCAAATTGTCCAGGAGGCCAAATGGTATAAACACATTGCCGGGCTGGGATTCGACGCCGTCGAGATCAATCGGCGGAACTCCAAACTGCATTTCAATCTCTATTTCCTGGAAAAGGTCAAGCGGTACCTGGAGGGGTTCGAATTGAGCATCCACTCCGGTACGGCCGGCATTTTCCAGCCCTACCCATCTTTCACCAAGGCCAACCTGGCTGTATTGAGCGCGGAACTCGATGTGTGCCGTTTTCTTGAGGCGCCGCAGCTTGTGTTCCATTTGAACGATGGGATTCTATCTCGAGAGGACAAGCGGCGCCTCAAAGAAGTCCTTTTGTATGCTACGGATCTTGGCGTGGACATGCTGTACGAATCGAACAGCACCCTGGTCGCCGATTATGCGTACGACATCCTTGAAAGCTTTCCGGAACTCGGATATGTGCTTGATCTCGGGCATCTCAACAACGGCTGCGGACGCGGCGAACTCGGCTGCGAGATCGACGTTTTCCTGCGTGAAGTGAGAAGCAGGGTGGTCTATGTGCATGCCAGCAACAATTCGGGTCAACACGACGAGCACAACGGCCTCGAAGAAGGGACGCTCGATTGGCGTCATGTCTTGGATATGCTCGATTTTTCGATCATCATGAAGATCATCCTGGAGGTCAGATCCCTGGAGATGGTGGAGACCTCCCGGGCGGCCCTCATGCATTATCTAAAACTAAAATTGGGGTCGGACCAAGATAACATGTTGACAATGCTTAATTATCGTGGTTAA
- the cls gene encoding cardiolipin synthase, with protein sequence MNPHMVSTVVLVVHWVVIVILSIRVVMRRPPVGVAMAWLVVVFSVPFAGAAVYLLFGEKRLGRSRAVRIQSGVPRLTRWQASLGAQAVTVPLPIGPPGEPLRRHAERLQGFPALPGNETLLLSDFESVFDHMIRDIGAAEQTVHLCFYIWEEKGRTGEIVDALTRAAQRGVQCRAIADALGSKTFLKGLQAGRLRRAGVDLRAAWPTGLARALATRTDLRNHRKIAVIDGRVAYTGSQNLVDPRFFKQKAGVGEWVDAMVRIKGPAAASLDGVFLFDWSVETGATFEPPTVWTASGSAMPGGSVVQVVPSGPDLQAESIHQVLLKAIYGAECELVMTTPYFVPDDALLTALTTAALCGVAVTLIIPARNDSLLVRHASAAHFDDLMSAGVRIALFNGGLLHTKSLTIDGAVSVFGSVNLDMRSFWLDSEISLLVYDRDFTGRLRDLQERYLRDSERLDPDVWNSRPSRRRFVDNACRLLGPLL encoded by the coding sequence TTGAATCCACACATGGTTTCCACTGTCGTTCTGGTGGTTCACTGGGTCGTCATTGTGATCCTGTCGATCCGTGTGGTCATGCGTCGGCCGCCTGTGGGTGTTGCGATGGCCTGGCTGGTGGTGGTGTTCAGTGTGCCATTCGCAGGCGCGGCAGTCTATTTGCTCTTCGGCGAAAAGCGGCTTGGCCGGAGCCGTGCCGTGCGGATTCAGAGTGGTGTCCCCAGGCTGACCCGGTGGCAGGCGTCCCTCGGGGCGCAAGCGGTAACGGTGCCTTTGCCAATCGGTCCTCCGGGCGAACCGCTTCGACGCCACGCCGAGCGCCTCCAGGGTTTCCCCGCCCTGCCGGGGAATGAAACGCTGCTCCTCAGTGATTTCGAGTCGGTCTTCGACCATATGATCCGCGACATCGGCGCGGCGGAGCAAACGGTTCATCTTTGCTTCTACATTTGGGAGGAGAAAGGCCGCACAGGAGAGATCGTGGACGCCCTGACCCGCGCGGCCCAGCGTGGGGTGCAGTGCCGGGCGATCGCGGATGCGCTCGGAAGCAAAACATTTCTCAAAGGGCTTCAGGCCGGGAGGCTGCGTCGTGCAGGCGTCGACCTCAGGGCTGCCTGGCCGACCGGACTCGCACGTGCGCTTGCCACGCGCACCGACCTGCGCAATCATCGGAAGATCGCCGTGATCGACGGGCGGGTGGCCTACACGGGCAGCCAGAACCTGGTCGACCCCCGCTTCTTCAAACAAAAGGCGGGTGTCGGGGAATGGGTGGACGCCATGGTGCGTATTAAAGGGCCGGCCGCTGCCTCACTCGACGGTGTATTCCTTTTCGATTGGTCGGTCGAAACGGGCGCCACCTTCGAGCCGCCGACGGTGTGGACAGCATCGGGATCGGCCATGCCGGGCGGTTCGGTGGTGCAGGTCGTGCCTTCCGGTCCGGACCTCCAGGCGGAGTCGATTCACCAAGTGCTGCTCAAGGCCATCTATGGCGCCGAGTGCGAACTCGTCATGACCACGCCTTATTTCGTCCCCGACGATGCGCTGCTGACAGCGCTCACGACGGCCGCGCTCTGCGGTGTGGCGGTGACCCTGATCATTCCGGCCCGGAACGATTCACTGCTCGTCCGCCACGCAAGTGCAGCCCACTTCGACGATCTGATGTCGGCAGGGGTTCGGATCGCGCTTTTCAACGGCGGACTCCTCCACACCAAGAGTCTCACCATCGACGGGGCGGTCAGCGTCTTCGGGTCGGTCAATCTCGACATGCGCAGCTTCTGGCTGGATTCGGAGATCTCCCTCCTGGTGTACGACCGCGATTTCACCGGTCGTCTCCGTGATCTTCAGGAACGCTACCTTCGGGACTCCGAGCGGCTGGACCCGGATGTCTGGAACTCCCGCCCCTCCCGGCGCCGTTTTGTAGACAACGCCTGCAGGCTGCTGGGCCCCCTGCTCTGA
- a CDS encoding metallophosphoesterase translates to MITVITLLQIYVFVRLDSLTVFNRRMKRSGLIGVGVACWIVFFLGRIYRGHGAGVVSDTLQVVGMQWVGCVFLAAVGFFIADLVSGFGLLFRRSLNRLRLMGAVFGVMSITLGHVQGLRPPIVETYEVAVDALPDTLDGLTIAALADLHVGEALLGSSWLSARIDQALDLRPDVIVLVGDLFERRVDPGEMVPVMQRLSAPLGVWAVRGNHDAVRPNRRDVTGEILAGAGIRLLANEWAQPADGLVLAGVDDLTVARRRPGEGEVNLDRALRGRPEGATILLSHTPWLTGRAAEAGVDLMLSGHTHNGQIWPFKYLVRVLYPRVEGRYDREGMDLIVSRGTGTWGPRMRLWVPGEISRVILRQKGPWNADGSVPNHGATACSLKNGHGTAGS, encoded by the coding sequence TTGATCACGGTCATAACGCTGCTCCAAATCTACGTTTTTGTTCGCCTGGATTCATTGACCGTGTTCAATCGACGCATGAAGCGCTCAGGGTTGATCGGCGTCGGTGTTGCGTGCTGGATCGTTTTTTTTCTGGGCCGCATCTATAGGGGGCATGGGGCCGGCGTAGTGTCCGATACGCTCCAGGTGGTCGGAATGCAGTGGGTGGGATGCGTTTTTCTCGCTGCGGTCGGCTTCTTCATCGCCGATCTGGTTTCCGGGTTCGGACTGCTGTTCAGGAGGTCGCTGAACCGCTTACGCTTGATGGGTGCGGTCTTCGGGGTGATGTCGATCACCCTTGGGCATGTGCAGGGCCTGCGGCCTCCGATCGTCGAGACCTATGAAGTGGCCGTTGACGCCCTGCCCGACACCCTGGATGGTCTGACTATCGCGGCCCTGGCCGATCTGCATGTCGGTGAGGCGCTGCTGGGGTCCAGCTGGTTGAGCGCCCGCATCGATCAGGCCTTGGACCTCCGGCCGGATGTGATCGTTCTGGTCGGGGACTTGTTCGAGCGCAGGGTCGACCCGGGGGAGATGGTGCCGGTGATGCAGCGGCTTTCGGCGCCGTTGGGCGTGTGGGCTGTGCGGGGAAACCACGATGCGGTGCGCCCCAATCGCCGGGATGTCACCGGCGAGATCCTTGCGGGCGCCGGAATCCGGCTCCTCGCCAACGAGTGGGCGCAGCCGGCGGACGGTCTGGTGCTTGCGGGGGTCGATGATTTGACAGTTGCCCGACGGCGCCCAGGGGAGGGGGAGGTCAACCTGGATCGAGCATTGCGGGGCAGGCCGGAGGGGGCGACCATCCTCCTTTCGCACACGCCCTGGCTGACCGGTCGTGCAGCGGAGGCGGGCGTGGATCTCATGCTTTCAGGTCATACCCATAACGGCCAGATATGGCCGTTCAAGTACCTGGTGCGGGTCCTCTACCCCCGGGTCGAGGGGAGATACGATCGCGAAGGAATGGATTTGATCGTTTCCCGCGGCACCGGGACCTGGGGACCGCGGATGCGGCTGTGGGTGCCCGGTGAAATCAGCCGCGTCATCCTCCGCCAAAAAGGGCCTTGGAATGCCGATGGTTCTGTACCCAATCATGGGGCCACTGCATGTAGCCTGAAAAATGGACATGGCACGGCCGGGAGTTGA
- a CDS encoding peptidoglycan-binding protein, with the protein MPDPDLKRGDKGEAVYRLQSFLNRVGAMLIADGDFGLATQRGVRYAQDYAHQPVTGIAGLTLWTWLESRPEPFPKLDTNGLAFIALEETGGLAYYDLYTRWPHYPGEQSGITIGVGYDLKWNTEADFIASWGPHLSDAVLAELARDIGKRGTKTRARELRQLGVEIPFKYAWSVFIEKTLPRFYADCEGIYPSLERLPALCRSVLVSLVFNRGSDLRGARRREMKEIQTILARADEAAAGTEHVKSILGEVEDQIVSMKRLWDPSSGLIKRRQAEANLWRKGLELL; encoded by the coding sequence ATGCCTGATCCGGATTTGAAAAGAGGAGACAAGGGCGAAGCGGTTTACAGGCTGCAGTCTTTTCTCAACCGCGTCGGAGCGATGCTGATTGCGGACGGGGATTTCGGCCTCGCGACTCAGAGGGGCGTCCGGTACGCGCAGGATTATGCCCATCAGCCCGTGACGGGGATCGCTGGTTTAACGCTCTGGACATGGCTGGAATCCAGGCCGGAGCCGTTTCCAAAGCTTGACACCAATGGGTTGGCATTCATCGCCCTCGAGGAGACGGGCGGCCTCGCGTATTACGATCTCTACACGCGGTGGCCTCATTATCCCGGCGAGCAGAGCGGCATCACCATCGGCGTCGGATATGATCTGAAGTGGAATACCGAGGCGGATTTCATTGCGTCTTGGGGGCCCCATCTATCCGATGCCGTTCTGGCTGAACTGGCCAGAGACATCGGTAAACGCGGGACGAAAACTCGTGCTCGGGAGCTTCGGCAGCTCGGGGTGGAGATTCCTTTCAAGTATGCCTGGTCGGTTTTTATAGAAAAAACCCTGCCGCGGTTCTACGCCGATTGCGAGGGGATCTATCCCTCGCTCGAGCGTCTGCCTGCTCTGTGCCGTTCGGTTCTGGTCAGCCTCGTCTTCAACCGTGGAAGCGATCTGCGCGGAGCTCGACGAAGGGAAATGAAGGAGATTCAGACGATCCTCGCGCGGGCGGACGAGGCCGCAGCAGGCACAGAACACGTCAAATCGATTCTCGGCGAGGTCGAGGATCAGATCGTGTCCATGAAGCGGCTGTGGGATCCCTCGTCCGGTCTGATCAAGCGCCGGCAGGCCGAGGCGAACCTGTGGCGCAAAGGTCTGGAACTGCTGTAG
- a CDS encoding helix-turn-helix transcriptional regulator, whose protein sequence is MARGEQLGRQWKIIQTLITSRQGRSAADLASELECHPRTVYRDLEALQIAGFPIYTERVDGKNLWSVLDTVKHQIPVPFTLTELMALYFSTDMLKVFRETAFYDSLESLSQKIKATLPPDSLRYVKGLEQTIEVGIKPYCEYSRFREILNRVHDAALRRRSIEMVYFTMSRRKESRRKVDPYRIWFFNGTFYLIAYCHTRCAVRIFAVNRIKMLHLTNEPFTVQEGFRFDAFTQSSFGVFQGEMVRIKVWFSREVGGYIREKIWHPSQSILIQRDGSVLFEAEVPWSVEIRAWIMGWGADALVLEPQSVREEIQAEARLIAERYDGSAQAPSHLEPEQESLS, encoded by the coding sequence ATGGCGAGAGGGGAGCAGCTCGGAAGGCAATGGAAAATCATCCAGACCTTGATTACCTCCCGGCAGGGGCGATCCGCCGCAGATCTGGCCAGTGAACTCGAATGCCATCCAAGGACCGTTTATCGCGATCTCGAAGCGCTGCAGATCGCCGGTTTTCCCATTTATACCGAACGGGTCGACGGAAAAAACCTCTGGTCCGTCCTGGACACCGTAAAGCATCAGATCCCCGTGCCGTTCACGCTGACAGAGTTGATGGCCCTCTATTTCAGCACCGACATGTTGAAAGTCTTCAGAGAAACCGCTTTTTATGATTCCCTCGAAAGCCTCTCGCAGAAGATCAAAGCCACTCTACCGCCCGATTCTCTACGCTACGTCAAAGGACTGGAGCAGACCATCGAAGTCGGCATCAAGCCCTACTGCGAGTACTCGAGGTTTCGTGAAATCCTGAACCGGGTCCACGATGCGGCACTCCGAAGGAGGTCCATCGAGATGGTCTACTTCACCATGAGCCGCAGGAAGGAAAGCCGGCGCAAGGTCGACCCTTACCGTATCTGGTTTTTCAACGGGACTTTCTACCTGATCGCTTATTGTCACACCCGCTGCGCCGTCCGGATCTTCGCCGTCAACCGCATCAAGATGCTCCATCTGACCAATGAACCCTTCACGGTTCAGGAAGGCTTTCGCTTCGACGCCTTCACGCAGTCGAGCTTCGGCGTCTTCCAGGGGGAGATGGTCCGGATCAAGGTCTGGTTCTCCCGGGAGGTCGGAGGCTACATCCGGGAGAAGATCTGGCACCCGAGTCAAAGCATCCTGATTCAGAGAGATGGATCCGTCCTCTTTGAAGCCGAGGTGCCGTGGAGCGTGGAGATCAGGGCGTGGATCATGGGCTGGGGGGCGGATGCCCTCGTGCTCGAACCGCAGTCTGTACGGGAGGAAATCCAGGCCGAGGCGCGCCTCATCGCCGAGCGTTACGATGGAAGCGCGCAAGCACCCTCGCACCTCGAACCTGAACAAGAATCGCTTTCGTGA